The following proteins come from a genomic window of Hoplias malabaricus isolate fHopMal1 chromosome 15, fHopMal1.hap1, whole genome shotgun sequence:
- the dlat gene encoding dihydrolipoyllysine-residue acetyltransferase component of pyruvate dehydrogenase complex, mitochondrial, whose protein sequence is MLRLALFLRPCGRSARAAVVCGSVPLSAAPLRRLHSGRRPVSGAFSGVLGASARCLQPPRTAAFSNSHRAYSLPPHQKVELPALSPTMQLGTIARWEKKEGEKINEGDLIAEVETDKATVGFEMLEECYLAKILVPEGTRDVPIGAVICITVENPDLIPAFKDFTLEKLAATAAAAAPPPPSAPATAAPSPPQAPGSSYPSHMKILLPALSPTMTMGTVQRWEKKVGEKLNEGDLLAEIETDKATIGFEVQEEGYLAKIMIPEGTRDVPLGTPLCIMVEKESDIQAFADYVETGVTAAPPPAPTPVAAPPPAAAPVAAAAAVAPAAAARKGRVFASPLAKKLAAEKGIDLAQVSGTGPDGRITKKDIEDFVPAKAAPAPVAPAGAPVAPTPGRAPAAPAVTPIPTGTFTDIPISNIRRVIAQRLMQSKQTIPHYYLSVDINMDQVLNLRKELNEEVKADSIKLSVNDFIIKASALACLKVPEANSSWMDTVIRQNHVVDVSVAVSTPNGLITPIVFNSHIKGLAAISKDITTLAAKAREGKLQPHEFQGGTFTVSNLGMYGIKNFSAIINPPQACILAVGGSEKRLLPADNERGFDVSSMMSVTLSCDHRVVDGAVGAQWLAEFRKFLEKPITMLL, encoded by the exons ATGCTGCGTTTAGCGCTGTTCTTGAGGCCGTGTGGCCGCTCGGCTCGGGCCGCCGTGGTATGCGGCTCCGTGCCGCTCAGCGCTGCTCCGCTCCGCCGCCTCCACAGCGGCCGCCGCCCGGTCAGCGGAGCCTTTAGCGGTGTCCTCGGTGCCTCAGCACGGTGTCTACAACCCCCACGCACTGCCGCCTTCAGCAACAGCCATCGAGCCTACAGCCTGCCGCCGCACCAGAAG GTGGAACTCCCTGCTTTGTCTCCTACAATGCAGTTGGGCACCATTGCTCGCTGGGAGAAGAAGGAGGGAGAAAAAATCAACGAAGGTGACTTGATCGCTGAG GTGGAAACAGATAAGGCCACAGTTGGATTTGAGATGCTGGAAGAGTGCTATCTTGCCAAGATCTTGGTGCCAGAGGGTACAAGAGATGTCCCCATTGGAGCAGTTATCTGTATTACTGTTGAAAA CCCTGACCTCATCCCCGCATTTAAGGACTTCACTCTGGAAAAACTGGCCgctacagcagcagcagcagctcctccacctccatcagCTCCAGCTACTGCTGCCCCCTCTCCTCCTCAGGCTCCAGGCAGCTCTTACCCCTCACATATGAAG ATTCTTCTACCAGCTCTTTCCCCCACAATGACAATGGGCACAGTTCAGCGCTGGGAGAAGAAAGTGGGTGAAAAATTGAATGAGGGTGACCTACTAGCTGAAATTGAGACGGATAAGGCTACAATTG GTTTTGAAGTACAGGAGGAGGGCTACCTTGCTAAGATCATGATTCCTGAGGGAACCAGGGATGTCCCCCTGGGCACACCACTGTGTATCATGGTAGAGAAAGAGTCAGACATTCAGGCATTCGCTGACTATGTGGAGACAGGTGTGACCGCAGCTCCACCTCCAGCCCCAACACCA GTGGCGGCACCTCCTCCTGCAGCTGCTCCTGTGGCTGCAGCCGCTGCCGttgctcctgctgctgctgctaggAAAGGCAGAGTGTTCGCTAGCCCTCTGGCCAAGAAACTGGCTGCTGAGAAGGGAATTGACCTTGCACAGGTTTCTg GTACTGGACCAGATGGCAGGATCACCAAGAAAGACATTGAAGACTTTGTTCCAGCCAAGGCTGCTCCT GCTCCAGTTGCTCCAGCAGGAGCTCCTGTAGCACCCACACCTGGCCGTGCACCAGCAGCTCCAGCTGTGACTCCAATTCCCACTGGCACTTTTACCGACATCCCAATCAGTAATATCCGCAGA GTGATTGCTCAGAGGCTGATGCAGTCAAAACAGACTATTCCTCATTACTATTTGTCTGTGGACATCAATATGGATCAGGTTTTGAACCTCAGAAAAGAACTCAACGAG GAGGTGAAAGCAGACAGCATCAAGCTCTCAGTCAATGACTTCATCATCAAAGCATCAGCACTGGCATGTTTAAAGGTGCCAGAGGCCAACTCCTCATGGATGGACACAGTCATCCGACA AAATCATGTGGTAGATGTTAGCGTTGCAGTCAGCACCCCCAATGGTTTGATCACTCCAATTGTCTTTAATTCCCATATCAAGGGCCTAGCAGCCATCAGTAAAGATATAACCACACTAGCTGCAAAGGCACGTGAGGGCAAGTTGCAACCACATGAATTCCAG GGTGGTACCTTCACAGTCTCCAATCTGGGGATGTATGGCATAAAGAATTTCTCAGCCATCATCAACCCTCCTCAGGCATGTATCTTGGCGGTGGGGGGTTCTGAAAAGAGGTTGCTGCCTGCAGACAATGAGAGAGG GTTTGACGTCTCAAGTATGATGTCCGTTACTCTTAGCTGTGATCACAGAGTGGTGGATGGAGCAGTAGGCGCTCAGTGGCTGGCTGAGTTCCGCAAGTTCCTGGAGAAACCCATCACTATGCTGCTTTGA